In a single window of the Synechococcus sp. HK05 genome:
- a CDS encoding photosystem II repair protein Psb32, with amino-acid sequence MGPLIRARLSAALLSAALLFAALAWPGAAWATGLAQFPAQPPASHVLDQADLLSRSADAELDRRLQEFGGDRIDARLVTLRRLDYGLSLDALGEQLLQSWSADEPNRSLLLLLIESQNNSAAVVASADLEGQLPNDLLSSTAISTMGLPLREGARYRQASLDALDRLGVVLNGGEDPGPPQLAERMPIETNIPTREETQSSNAFLWVVVLLVVGTLVPMITWWVFSR; translated from the coding sequence GTGGGGCCTCTGATTCGCGCGCGTCTGTCGGCAGCACTGTTGAGTGCTGCGCTGCTGTTCGCAGCCCTGGCCTGGCCAGGCGCTGCCTGGGCCACCGGCCTGGCTCAGTTTCCGGCCCAGCCACCGGCCAGCCACGTGCTCGATCAGGCCGATCTGCTCAGCCGCTCCGCCGATGCCGAACTGGATCGGCGCCTGCAGGAGTTTGGCGGTGATCGCATCGACGCACGATTGGTGACGTTGCGGCGCCTCGACTACGGCCTCAGCCTTGATGCCCTGGGCGAGCAGCTCCTGCAGAGCTGGAGCGCCGATGAACCGAATCGCTCGCTGTTGCTGTTGTTGATCGAATCGCAGAACAACAGCGCGGCGGTGGTGGCGTCTGCGGATCTGGAAGGACAGCTACCCAATGATCTGCTCTCGAGCACAGCGATCAGCACCATGGGGCTGCCCCTGCGGGAAGGAGCCCGCTATCGCCAGGCCAGCCTTGACGCCCTGGATCGCCTCGGTGTGGTGCTCAACGGCGGCGAAGATCCGGGCCCGCCGCAGCTGGCGGAGCGCATGCCGATCGAAACCAATATCCCCACCCGTGAAGAAACCCAATCGAGCAACGCCTTCCTGTGGGTTGTCGTGTTGCTGGTTGTCGGCACACTGGTGCCGATGATCACCTGGTGGGTCTTCTCCCGCTGA
- a CDS encoding cofactor assembly of complex C subunit B, whose protein sequence is MGLAARLCLSAGVAGLVLCVANQVTAPALTPALERAGVLASLLAVGLMLVSILWTRAVPVAPERVDLQGEQGLRLTEALPEVLRQELAWGSQMLLTATPAASVLLHWQGQTLLQRGVLGPGGFEPGVITERAWSTGKAIGLVNLKLYPGRAEFQALPEGIPALIVQPIGEAGVLLVAGWSPRCFSRSDEAWVEGWSLKLRTALQEWSAASASPPSAEAAG, encoded by the coding sequence ATGGGCCTCGCCGCTCGCCTCTGCCTCAGTGCCGGTGTGGCCGGCTTGGTTTTGTGCGTGGCCAATCAGGTCACGGCGCCTGCGCTCACACCTGCCCTGGAGCGAGCTGGCGTGCTGGCCAGTTTGTTGGCGGTGGGGTTGATGTTGGTGTCGATCCTGTGGACCCGTGCCGTTCCCGTGGCACCCGAGCGGGTGGATCTGCAGGGGGAGCAGGGGTTGCGGCTGACGGAGGCGTTGCCGGAAGTGTTGCGCCAGGAGCTGGCCTGGGGCAGCCAGATGCTGCTCACCGCCACGCCCGCGGCCAGTGTGTTGTTGCACTGGCAAGGCCAAACCCTGCTGCAACGAGGCGTGCTGGGGCCCGGTGGATTTGAACCTGGCGTGATCACCGAGCGGGCCTGGAGCACCGGCAAGGCCATCGGCCTGGTGAACCTGAAGCTCTACCCCGGCCGCGCTGAATTTCAGGCGCTGCCAGAAGGAATCCCCGCCCTGATCGTGCAGCCGATCGGTGAGGCCGGTGTGTTGCTGGTGGCGGGATGGTCGCCGCGCTGCTTCAGCCGCAGTGATGAGGCCTGGGTGGAGGGCTGGAGCCTCAAGCTCAGAACTGCACTGCAGGAGTGGAGCGCGGCTTCGGCTTCGCCCCCTTCTGCTGAGGCGGCAGGGTGA
- the lptC gene encoding LPS export ABC transporter periplasmic protein LptC has translation MKRLAGVGIALLLGGCAGSKPKAPPPAEPFVFKALDLEQQDSKGRPAWDLRSPEARYDITRQVAQTRQPRGTIYKRGKPNITVSARSGTVIGDGQAIQLEGDVLITLLGPNPVRITGQQARWIPSRELMLIDRQPVALDRRSRISAQLATYYLDRDLIELRGQPVLEQWDGKAAKAAGANKPAPLRVQTALVDWRPEQGDLQAPQQVRGLRSDKDGQLNLTATSLKGNLREGYVDLMAPVQVRDPKRKGWLNAQQTRWLINAQQLSSDQPFQGAFNKLQGEGDQFQVNLATSTVFIPAGCNLRQPGEQLTAQRCQWNWPTGRFQAQGDVVLQRNTYKQITRSSELRGSIGKDGTAVFSSPGAKVNSQFTLPPQQKGAKPKPRSTPAVQF, from the coding sequence GTGAAACGTCTCGCAGGGGTAGGCATCGCGTTGCTGCTCGGCGGCTGCGCCGGCAGCAAACCGAAGGCGCCACCGCCGGCGGAGCCCTTTGTGTTCAAGGCGCTCGATCTTGAACAGCAGGATTCCAAAGGCCGGCCCGCCTGGGATCTGCGCAGCCCCGAAGCGCGCTACGACATCACCCGCCAGGTGGCCCAAACCCGGCAACCGCGCGGCACGATCTACAAGCGCGGCAAGCCCAACATCACCGTGAGTGCTCGCAGCGGCACGGTGATTGGCGATGGCCAGGCCATCCAGCTCGAGGGCGATGTGTTGATCACCCTGCTGGGCCCCAACCCGGTGCGCATCACGGGCCAGCAGGCTCGCTGGATTCCCTCCCGCGAATTGATGCTCATCGATCGCCAGCCGGTGGCGCTCGATCGCCGCTCCCGCATCAGCGCCCAGCTCGCCACCTACTACCTCGATCGCGACCTGATCGAGCTGCGGGGCCAGCCGGTGCTCGAGCAATGGGATGGCAAAGCCGCCAAGGCCGCCGGCGCCAACAAACCAGCGCCGTTGCGGGTGCAAACCGCCTTGGTGGATTGGCGCCCCGAGCAGGGGGATCTCCAAGCGCCGCAGCAGGTGCGCGGCCTTCGCAGCGACAAGGATGGCCAGCTCAACCTCACCGCCACCTCCCTCAAGGGCAATCTGCGCGAGGGCTACGTGGATTTGATGGCGCCCGTTCAAGTGCGCGATCCCAAGCGCAAGGGCTGGCTCAATGCCCAGCAAACGCGCTGGTTGATCAACGCTCAACAGCTCAGCAGCGATCAGCCCTTCCAGGGCGCCTTCAACAAACTGCAGGGGGAAGGCGATCAGTTCCAGGTGAACCTCGCCACCAGCACCGTGTTCATCCCGGCGGGGTGCAACCTGCGCCAGCCCGGTGAACAGCTCACGGCTCAGCGCTGCCAGTGGAACTGGCCCACCGGACGCTTCCAGGCTCAGGGGGATGTGGTGCTGCAGCGCAACACCTACAAGCAGATCACCCGCTCCAGCGAACTGCGCGGCTCGATCGGCAAAGACGGCACAGCCGTGTTCAGCTCACCTGGCGCCAAGGTGAACTCCCAATTCACCCTGCCGCCTCAGCAGAAGGGGGCGAAGCCGAAGCCGCGCTCCACTCCTGCAGTGCAGTTCTGA
- a CDS encoding methionine--tRNA ligase: MTYTLTTPLYYVNDKPHLGSAYTTLACDALARFQRLKGERVLFITGCDEHGQKIQRTAEAAGLSPQAHCDGVSAQYKELWERWQISNNRLIRTTDPRHRQIVEQFFARVEANGDIVEGRQQGWYCVACEEFKDDPHDAQAPECPTHKRPLEWRDELNLFFRLSRYQEQIEALIAQPGFIQPASRRKEVENFVKQGLRDFSISRVNLPWGIPVPGHEGHTFYVWFDALLGYITALLEEGDAPDLETALSRGWPASVHVIGKDILRFHAVYWPAMLLSAGLPLPAKVFGHGFLTREGQKMGKSLGNVLDPAELLERCGRDAVRWYLLRDIPFGDDGDFQQQRFTDLVNNDLANTIGNMLNRTSSMARRWFEECVPPATSATGADHPLAQAAAGARSVVLEGLEQLDFRSAAEAALQLAIAANGFLNEQAPWSRMKQEGTRDQVADDLYAVLEAARITAMLLAPLLPDLSGRMLLQLGQSVPDSSAGAAAESSWVQHLEWGGLQSGAPLPEPSPVMARLELDAPL; this comes from the coding sequence ATGACTTACACCCTCACCACCCCGCTCTACTACGTCAACGACAAGCCGCACCTGGGCAGCGCCTACACCACGCTGGCCTGTGATGCATTGGCGCGGTTTCAGCGGCTGAAGGGGGAGCGGGTGCTGTTCATCACCGGCTGCGACGAGCACGGCCAAAAGATCCAACGCACCGCCGAGGCCGCTGGCCTCAGCCCCCAGGCCCATTGCGATGGCGTGAGCGCGCAATACAAGGAGCTGTGGGAGCGCTGGCAGATCAGTAACAACCGCCTGATCCGCACCACCGATCCGCGGCATCGCCAGATCGTGGAGCAGTTCTTTGCCCGGGTGGAAGCGAATGGCGACATCGTGGAAGGCCGCCAGCAGGGCTGGTATTGCGTGGCCTGTGAGGAATTCAAAGACGATCCCCACGACGCCCAAGCCCCCGAGTGCCCCACCCACAAGCGGCCGCTGGAGTGGCGCGATGAGCTCAATCTCTTTTTCCGGCTCTCGCGTTATCAGGAGCAGATCGAGGCGCTGATCGCCCAGCCAGGCTTTATCCAGCCCGCCAGCCGGCGCAAGGAGGTGGAGAACTTCGTGAAGCAGGGCCTTCGCGACTTCTCGATTTCGCGCGTGAACCTGCCCTGGGGGATCCCGGTGCCTGGCCATGAAGGCCACACTTTTTATGTGTGGTTCGACGCGCTGCTCGGCTACATCACCGCACTGCTGGAAGAGGGCGACGCCCCCGATCTCGAGACCGCCCTCAGCCGCGGCTGGCCCGCCTCGGTGCATGTAATCGGCAAAGACATCCTGCGCTTCCACGCCGTGTATTGGCCGGCGATGTTGCTCTCAGCCGGGTTGCCCCTTCCCGCCAAGGTGTTCGGCCATGGCTTCCTCACCCGCGAGGGCCAGAAGATGGGCAAATCCCTGGGCAATGTGCTCGATCCGGCCGAGCTGCTCGAGCGCTGCGGCCGCGATGCCGTGCGCTGGTATCTGCTGCGCGATATCCCCTTCGGCGACGACGGCGACTTTCAGCAGCAGCGCTTCACCGATCTGGTGAACAACGATCTGGCCAACACCATCGGCAACATGCTCAACCGCACCAGCTCGATGGCGCGGCGTTGGTTTGAGGAATGCGTGCCGCCAGCCACAAGCGCCACGGGTGCCGATCACCCCCTGGCCCAGGCGGCCGCGGGGGCTCGCAGCGTCGTGCTCGAGGGCCTGGAGCAGCTCGACTTCCGCAGCGCCGCCGAAGCAGCCCTGCAGCTGGCGATTGCCGCCAACGGCTTCCTCAATGAGCAGGCCCCCTGGAGCCGCATGAAGCAGGAGGGCACCCGTGATCAGGTGGCGGATGATCTCTATGCCGTGCTCGAAGCCGCGCGCATCACCGCCATGCTCTTAGCGCCCCTTTTGCCGGATCTCAGTGGGCGCATGCTTCTCCAGCTCGGCCAGAGCGTGCCGGATTCCAGCGCTGGCGCAGCCGCTGAGAGCAGCTGGGTGCAGCACTTGGAGTGGGGCGGCCTGCAGAGTGGCGCCCCCTTGCCAGAGCCGTCGCCCGTGATGGCCCGGCTCGAGCTCGACGCCCCTTTGTGA
- a CDS encoding FAD-dependent oxidoreductase, giving the protein MTPSIDTVDVLVWGGGTGGAAAAIQAARGGATTLLLTPGSWLGGMVSAAGVCCPDGNELTPWQTGLWGAFLRELERREPEGLDHNWVSCFGYRPTTAEAILQDWVRAEPKLLWWPCCQLLAVEREGSLITAVRVEVAGEQRRVRCEVVIDGSDRGDLLPLAEAPFRLGWEPQEQWGEPSAPSQERLNTEAFFREQPVQSPTWVVMGQLQGDRLLADPASGIDAEGHPRLPAPFEEACQTFGLERTITYGRLPGGLVMLNWPLQGNDWHWGLERAFCGDSRQEAELYTEMQAHSLRFAEALNEATGGWLTLGHAFPPEAGSPTPWLAAMPYWREGRRIVGRTTVIEQDLLPMGEGASIAHLPMNAEGELDSIAVGNYANDHHYPGPDWPLASKSCRWGGRWTGTPFAIPYGALVSGEVQNLLAADKAFSTSHMANGATRLQPLILNVGQAAGIAAALAVEQQRQPSDVPVRVIQERLINDQKAPSAVVPLWQTPWHDPTWAGLQQQALTNVKAAQMAECSPRSAPPIARGPDTVGIISPDADGGYQFTEACGALWQLITLEPDVNQQLKLITSQLPARVRGFKNTAGGWIRAEKLWPQAQDL; this is encoded by the coding sequence ATGACCCCATCGATCGACACGGTGGACGTGCTCGTGTGGGGGGGCGGCACCGGCGGTGCGGCAGCGGCGATTCAGGCAGCCCGAGGCGGTGCCACCACGCTTCTTCTCACGCCCGGAAGCTGGTTAGGGGGAATGGTGAGTGCCGCCGGGGTGTGCTGCCCCGATGGCAATGAGCTCACCCCCTGGCAAACAGGCCTCTGGGGCGCCTTTCTGCGGGAACTGGAGCGGCGCGAACCTGAAGGGCTCGATCACAACTGGGTGAGTTGCTTCGGGTACCGGCCCACCACCGCCGAGGCGATCCTGCAGGACTGGGTGCGCGCCGAGCCAAAACTGCTGTGGTGGCCCTGTTGCCAGCTCCTGGCGGTGGAGCGGGAGGGTTCTCTGATCACTGCGGTGCGCGTTGAGGTCGCGGGCGAGCAGCGGCGCGTGCGCTGTGAGGTGGTGATCGACGGCAGCGACAGAGGCGATCTTCTACCGCTGGCGGAGGCTCCGTTCCGCCTGGGCTGGGAGCCCCAGGAACAATGGGGTGAACCGAGTGCCCCCAGCCAGGAGCGGCTCAACACGGAGGCCTTCTTCCGCGAGCAGCCCGTGCAGTCGCCCACCTGGGTGGTGATGGGGCAGCTGCAGGGCGATCGGCTGCTAGCGGATCCGGCCAGCGGCATTGATGCGGAAGGTCACCCACGACTACCGGCGCCATTTGAAGAGGCCTGCCAGACCTTCGGACTCGAGCGAACCATCACCTACGGCCGCCTGCCCGGAGGTTTGGTGATGCTCAATTGGCCCTTGCAGGGTAACGATTGGCATTGGGGCCTGGAGCGGGCCTTCTGCGGTGATTCCAGGCAGGAAGCTGAGCTCTATACGGAGATGCAGGCACACAGCCTGCGCTTTGCAGAGGCTCTGAACGAAGCCACTGGTGGCTGGCTCACGCTGGGGCATGCCTTCCCACCAGAAGCGGGCAGTCCAACTCCCTGGCTTGCGGCGATGCCCTATTGGCGGGAGGGGCGCCGCATAGTGGGTCGCACCACGGTGATTGAACAGGATTTGCTGCCGATGGGCGAAGGCGCATCGATCGCCCACCTACCCATGAATGCAGAAGGTGAACTGGATTCGATCGCTGTGGGTAACTATGCCAACGATCACCACTACCCCGGACCCGACTGGCCGTTGGCATCAAAAAGTTGCCGATGGGGCGGTCGCTGGACAGGAACTCCCTTCGCCATTCCCTATGGAGCCTTGGTGAGTGGTGAGGTCCAGAACCTGCTCGCTGCTGATAAAGCCTTCAGCACGAGCCACATGGCCAATGGTGCCACCCGCCTGCAGCCGTTGATCCTGAATGTGGGTCAGGCTGCAGGGATCGCAGCAGCACTGGCGGTCGAACAGCAACGTCAGCCTTCAGACGTGCCTGTACGCGTCATTCAGGAACGACTGATTAACGATCAAAAAGCCCCCTCAGCAGTCGTGCCGCTCTGGCAAACACCCTGGCATGACCCGACATGGGCCGGTCTGCAACAACAGGCGCTCACAAATGTGAAGGCGGCGCAAATGGCTGAGTGCAGCCCGAGATCAGCTCCGCCAATAGCCAGGGGACCGGACACCGTCGGAATCATCTCTCCAGATGCAGACGGTGGCTATCAATTCACAGAGGCTTGTGGCGCCCTCTGGCAACTGATTACCTTGGAACCAGATGTGAATCAACAGCTTAAGTTGATCACCAGTCAGTTACCTGCTCGCGTACGAGGATTCAAGAACACAGCGGGAGGCTGGATCCGCGCGGAAAAGTTGTGGCCTCAGGCACAAGATCTGTGA
- a CDS encoding Nif11 family protein — protein MSISSVRDFIAHARANADVSSQLAECSLESWGDAHTPLDVDHFRVIDVAKRAGFDIDLSDLVSAQCHELDHFWSYEMNNAFVARRAMSRIQMNVSGQKPIGYYY, from the coding sequence ATGAGCATCTCATCCGTTCGTGATTTTATTGCACACGCTCGCGCTAATGCTGACGTCTCGTCGCAGCTGGCCGAATGCTCACTTGAAAGCTGGGGTGACGCTCATACACCATTGGACGTTGATCATTTCAGAGTGATTGATGTCGCAAAACGTGCTGGCTTTGACATTGATCTCTCTGATCTCGTGAGCGCTCAATGTCATGAGCTGGATCATTTCTGGTCTTACGAGATGAACAATGCATTTGTTGCTCGACGGGCGATGTCGCGTATCCAGATGAATGTCAGTGGTCAGAAGCCTATCGGCTACTACTACTAA
- a CDS encoding sulfatase-like hydrolase/transferase has product MSRVKAKQQATTTESSTQRPNVVIFITDQERPTDLWMPKEWAQDNLPTRKFLEQNGLSFTNAFANTNMCSSSRASFFTGLYPAQHGVDKLLTITNNPFIRDETQLSPDLFTIGDLLSDDYDVVYKGKWHASKGLLRTMGTEDPSDDQEVYVDMTQYGFTEWEGPDAGSVPYRYGGPVAHPGQPNPEDYPEGYDQGFTDQAVRYINGRSASGSDKPFALVVSLVNPHDLLIYPSLYSTQEMRDILGIDENADLSTLNIPTTDGTNIDLDAFPIPDEALLWSETFGYDLKDLLGPSGFLPGMDENLLPYTPDGKVPKDYNLKPHLQIENLQGINSYFPPTDSPNKQLAYINFYLNLIQRADEQQYQVIQALEANGFLDNTVIVKTSDHGEMGLAHGGTRQKANVAYQEAVDVPLLWYGPDIPKGKKSDALVSHVDFLPTLAGYLGLDSKAKDQGLMGVDYSDVLNGKKADAQKYTLFTFDDIYTLGDPANPWVPSFVDANTAFPYKRLTTEEFLANGQAGFYPQPNRIVMIQNKDFKLTRYYNATDPDNSKLYQEEFYDRRKNGGDYYKPSKQQTTDVYSGVDPITGERVLLSSDFLTSGDPLKVIDSLQLTKVKGYNSKFDPAPLELVNLSPWAEEQRNQPIATPKQQKAYQKMSKMLDKAIDKRLQPAKSRFSIAAPEIVNDNEGIPISHLIPSIDGGNTNDLEIAFTTRANQTYRLQYLNNSGNWVTFDEGIKGTNGPVYRYEKGLPSYITDFQSQIRISWTGTDFIGGEDLATIGMGGNALQRDNANDLLIQSGADAYGLGSTFPDLM; this is encoded by the coding sequence ATGTCACGCGTAAAGGCTAAGCAGCAAGCAACCACAACAGAGTCGAGCACGCAGCGTCCGAATGTTGTGATCTTTATCACTGACCAAGAACGCCCTACTGATTTGTGGATGCCGAAGGAGTGGGCGCAAGACAATTTACCAACGCGTAAGTTTCTTGAGCAAAATGGCCTCAGTTTTACAAATGCTTTTGCGAACACGAACATGTGTTCGTCGTCACGGGCATCCTTCTTTACGGGATTGTATCCAGCTCAACACGGTGTCGATAAACTATTAACGATCACCAATAACCCATTTATTCGAGACGAGACTCAATTAAGTCCAGACCTGTTTACCATCGGGGATTTACTCTCCGATGATTATGATGTCGTCTACAAGGGCAAGTGGCACGCTAGCAAGGGCCTGCTACGTACGATGGGTACTGAAGACCCAAGTGATGATCAAGAAGTTTATGTGGATATGACCCAATATGGGTTTACGGAGTGGGAGGGACCTGATGCCGGATCAGTTCCCTACCGCTACGGCGGCCCAGTGGCACATCCTGGGCAACCTAATCCTGAGGATTATCCCGAAGGCTACGATCAAGGGTTTACCGACCAAGCTGTTCGCTACATCAATGGTCGCTCAGCCTCTGGTTCAGATAAGCCATTTGCTCTCGTTGTTTCACTGGTTAATCCTCACGACCTGTTGATCTATCCCAGTCTCTACTCAACGCAGGAGATGCGGGATATATTGGGCATTGATGAGAATGCAGATCTTTCAACCCTAAATATTCCCACCACTGATGGTACAAATATCGATCTGGATGCATTCCCTATTCCGGATGAAGCTTTACTGTGGAGTGAGACATTTGGATATGATCTGAAGGATCTGCTTGGTCCAAGTGGGTTCCTGCCAGGAATGGACGAAAACCTTCTCCCCTATACCCCAGATGGCAAGGTTCCTAAGGATTACAACCTCAAGCCACATTTACAGATTGAGAATCTGCAGGGCATTAATAGCTACTTTCCTCCCACTGACTCTCCCAATAAACAGCTCGCTTACATCAACTTCTATCTGAATCTGATTCAGCGCGCTGACGAGCAGCAGTATCAGGTCATTCAAGCGCTAGAAGCTAACGGTTTCCTTGACAACACAGTAATCGTCAAGACCTCTGATCATGGCGAAATGGGCCTCGCCCATGGAGGTACTAGGCAAAAGGCCAATGTTGCATATCAGGAAGCTGTTGATGTACCCCTCCTTTGGTATGGTCCAGACATTCCAAAAGGGAAAAAGTCAGACGCCTTGGTCTCCCACGTCGACTTTCTGCCGACCCTGGCGGGCTATCTTGGGCTTGACTCAAAGGCCAAGGATCAAGGCCTGATGGGTGTTGATTACTCGGACGTTCTCAATGGTAAAAAGGCCGACGCTCAGAAATATACGCTCTTTACCTTTGACGATATCTATACATTGGGTGATCCAGCCAATCCATGGGTTCCCTCTTTCGTTGATGCGAACACTGCCTTCCCCTATAAGCGACTCACCACAGAAGAATTCCTCGCCAATGGGCAAGCGGGCTTTTATCCGCAGCCCAATCGCATTGTGATGATACAGAATAAAGACTTTAAACTTACTCGTTATTATAACGCAACTGATCCTGATAACTCTAAGCTCTATCAGGAAGAATTCTACGATCGTCGCAAGAACGGGGGCGATTACTACAAGCCCAGCAAGCAGCAGACAACGGATGTCTACAGTGGGGTTGATCCCATCACGGGTGAACGGGTTCTTCTCAGCTCCGACTTTCTGACGTCTGGAGATCCTCTCAAAGTCATTGATTCACTCCAGCTAACAAAAGTAAAGGGTTACAACTCAAAATTTGACCCCGCTCCGCTCGAGCTCGTCAATCTGTCTCCGTGGGCTGAAGAGCAACGCAATCAGCCAATTGCGACTCCAAAGCAGCAGAAAGCTTATCAGAAAATGAGCAAGATGCTCGATAAGGCTATTGATAAACGCTTACAACCTGCCAAATCGAGATTCAGCATCGCCGCTCCTGAGATTGTGAATGACAATGAAGGTATTCCAATCAGCCATTTGATCCCTTCGATCGATGGTGGCAACACAAACGATCTTGAAATTGCATTTACAACCCGTGCCAACCAGACCTATCGTCTCCAGTACCTCAACAATTCCGGAAACTGGGTTACTTTTGACGAAGGTATTAAGGGCACCAACGGGCCTGTCTATCGCTACGAGAAAGGACTACCGTCGTACATCACGGATTTTCAATCCCAAATCCGGATCTCGTGGACCGGTACCGATTTCATTGGTGGTGAGGACCTCGCTACGATCGGTATGGGCGGTAACGCGCTGCAACGGGACAATGCGAATGACCTATTGATCCAAAGTGGAGCAGATGCCTATGGCTTAGGTAGCACCTTTCCTGATCTGATGTAG
- a CDS encoding thioredoxin domain-containing protein produces MRHPDALIRSVELYQERKKQESELKVQKLANAMKTDSSRYVSASPIFGSRSAKTYLYVFADFQCPFCAQVSGVLSKFIASTPDVALVYKNYPIVSIHPEAMNAAAAAWAAQQQSAFWPYHDILYANQSEINDALLITAAKELKLDLERFNRDRKSEAALASIKSDMELGNALGISGTPFFVMNGEVFSGAVNAESLRSRL; encoded by the coding sequence ATGCGTCATCCTGATGCACTGATTCGCTCAGTCGAGCTCTATCAAGAACGGAAGAAACAAGAAAGTGAGCTGAAAGTTCAGAAGCTGGCTAATGCGATGAAGACTGATTCTTCTCGTTATGTTTCTGCCTCTCCTATCTTTGGCAGCCGTTCTGCAAAGACTTATTTATATGTGTTTGCAGATTTCCAATGTCCATTCTGCGCCCAGGTAAGCGGCGTGTTGAGTAAGTTTATTGCAAGCACTCCGGATGTGGCGCTAGTATACAAGAATTATCCCATCGTTTCTATCCATCCCGAAGCGATGAATGCCGCTGCTGCAGCTTGGGCGGCGCAACAGCAAAGCGCCTTTTGGCCGTATCACGATATCCTCTATGCGAACCAATCCGAGATCAACGATGCACTCTTGATAACGGCCGCCAAGGAGCTAAAGCTTGATTTGGAACGATTTAATCGTGATCGTAAGAGTGAGGCAGCATTAGCATCAATTAAGTCCGACATGGAACTCGGCAATGCCCTTGGGATCTCTGGAACCCCATTTTTCGTCATGAATGGCGAGGTCTTCTCTGGAGCCGTGAATGCCGAATCCCTGAGGAGTCGTTTGTAG
- a CDS encoding VTT domain-containing protein, giving the protein MPELSQTSAFTYALLLAGGVSMGLPMGAAVVAAGALFGGLRGTAIVILAQAIGLAINWHLCRTWCREWLMSRLEQRNRARWLLGLSQQSITFPVLVLLRLAPLPMTVVSACCALSSTDWQPYALASTTLVLRFSLMVHVGALGADAVEGHLSALTTVMTAVAASALLMLAWLSGKRLRRLIRTNHHWAEPLRKEVPQRRCKSNNRLTQ; this is encoded by the coding sequence TTGCCTGAACTTTCCCAGACAAGCGCCTTCACCTATGCACTCCTACTAGCTGGTGGAGTGAGCATGGGTCTGCCGATGGGTGCTGCAGTGGTCGCAGCTGGAGCTCTTTTTGGTGGCCTACGCGGCACAGCCATCGTGATTCTGGCCCAAGCCATCGGCCTGGCGATCAATTGGCACCTCTGTCGAACATGGTGTCGTGAGTGGCTGATGAGTCGGTTGGAACAACGCAATCGGGCCCGATGGCTGCTTGGATTGTCTCAACAATCCATCACCTTTCCAGTCCTGGTGCTGCTGCGTCTTGCACCACTGCCGATGACAGTGGTGAGTGCCTGTTGCGCCCTCTCCTCAACAGACTGGCAGCCCTACGCTCTGGCATCGACCACCCTGGTGCTTCGATTTAGCCTGATGGTCCATGTTGGTGCCCTGGGCGCTGACGCTGTGGAGGGGCACCTCTCGGCACTAACCACAGTGATGACAGCTGTTGCAGCATCAGCATTGCTGATGCTGGCATGGCTGAGCGGCAAGCGACTCAGGCGGCTGATTAGAACGAATCATCACTGGGCCGAACCCCTACGAAAGGAGGTACCGCAAAGGCGCTGTAAATCCAACAATAGATTGACCCAGTAA
- a CDS encoding response regulator transcription factor, translating to MGDQRVLGTCIDADEVYDLLKSQTRRCLLMMVDSIAVDHGKDLVERLRQLEPQPLIVLLVDDLNWIRDKYYPLENVDAVIHTHSFGTGALIDSLHALQRGTKFIDPAVIAALNQQKAANVIRLTNRELDTLRELADGLTNRQIGARLGVADTTVRDYVKSLMTKLDANTRTQVVRRALEAGLLDYNSGKLDVA from the coding sequence ATGGGTGATCAGCGCGTGCTCGGCACATGCATCGATGCAGACGAAGTTTATGACCTCCTGAAATCACAGACACGTCGCTGCCTCCTGATGATGGTCGATTCCATTGCTGTAGATCATGGGAAGGATTTGGTTGAGCGATTGAGACAGCTGGAGCCGCAACCATTGATCGTGCTGCTAGTAGACGATCTGAACTGGATTCGGGACAAGTACTACCCTCTAGAGAATGTAGACGCAGTCATCCATACCCATAGCTTTGGAACTGGTGCCTTGATCGATAGTCTTCACGCCTTGCAGAGAGGCACGAAATTTATCGATCCCGCGGTCATTGCTGCACTAAATCAGCAGAAGGCTGCCAATGTAATTCGCTTGACAAATCGTGAGCTCGATACATTGAGGGAGCTTGCCGATGGCCTAACCAATCGCCAGATCGGTGCGCGCCTCGGCGTCGCTGACACAACAGTACGCGACTACGTGAAGTCACTGATGACAAAACTAGACGCAAATACTCGAACCCAGGTCGTACGGCGAGCGTTAGAAGCCGGTTTACTTGATTACAACAGTGGAAAGCTAGACGTTGCCTGA